One window from the genome of Jiangella alba encodes:
- a CDS encoding YfhO family protein produces MLAAALAAAGFVVSGMVRGTFPFGDVSRNTNDLGQQLIPMHAHLRDVLTGDAAGDLTFNWASGFGVAFLGDYQSYLGSTLSWLVLLFPRDGMDLALFVIATTALALAAAAMTAYLRLLRPAGPAWLAVAAGVSYALGGWALDDGAYMTIWLYGLVAFPTLCLLCEWILRRRRSWLPVCVAPFVVALLWTSHFYTVYMATIGAAIVVLVRVISYDATVSWRVRVGGVLRCAVAVVAGIGLAAPLLVPTFWAVRYSRPSPDVQFHAMDWLDFLSRLLAGSEGVGSSPGLAVGTVLLLLAASLPFNRAVPVRERLVWTVAIGLTVLSMQVALTHTVWHGFDTPNGSPFRQAFVVAGLLVIAGWISGSAGLRGVAPVVAPLVLVGGLYLVVRSGPFVTPTTRVVVPVVAGVALVAWLAWRFTERRPWVAAVAAGVVGAAVVVEATAGAVAIDQARAEFLYAYPGWGDVNDEVRALVQGGERWPEARLSPGAHATQNDPMLLGGQGSQYYSSTIPDELSAALAGLGFGYSAYVRANVDPANPVVDAVFAVGARAVADDGALRLDENPDVAPLVTVRPAEPWTSSDPAPFGTQETALGADVYTVPRVALAPEPGLTVTGRRRDSLLEPATPGEPAELRVTASCPAGSEVYLAAPAFVGEVLTEATGWLTVLRQTTRSPGVYTGAPMLRVGTAAADGAVEVVLRVYGPARLPASPVGCLDRAALTEAVAALRAGAPSSVDVGGHDVTATLPPSASASTVVLGVLRTPGWRCSVDGGEAATPATVAGLIAVPAEAGASEVSCAYRPRGLRMGLAVGAAALAVVAALGVAAAVRRRLSGPAGRTS; encoded by the coding sequence GTGCTGGCCGCGGCCCTCGCGGCGGCCGGGTTCGTGGTGAGCGGCATGGTCCGCGGGACGTTCCCGTTCGGCGACGTGTCGCGCAACACCAACGACCTCGGCCAGCAGCTCATCCCCATGCACGCCCACCTGCGCGACGTGCTCACGGGCGACGCGGCGGGCGACCTCACGTTCAACTGGGCCAGCGGGTTCGGCGTCGCGTTCCTCGGCGACTACCAGTCCTATCTCGGCAGCACGCTGTCGTGGCTGGTGCTGCTGTTTCCTCGCGACGGCATGGACCTCGCGCTGTTCGTCATCGCGACGACGGCGCTGGCGCTGGCCGCGGCGGCCATGACGGCGTACCTGCGGCTGCTGCGTCCGGCCGGCCCGGCCTGGCTCGCCGTCGCCGCCGGGGTGTCGTACGCGCTGGGCGGCTGGGCGCTCGACGACGGCGCGTACATGACCATCTGGCTCTATGGGCTGGTCGCGTTCCCGACGCTGTGCCTGCTGTGCGAGTGGATCCTGCGACGACGGCGCTCGTGGCTGCCGGTCTGCGTGGCGCCGTTCGTGGTGGCGCTGCTGTGGACGTCGCACTTCTACACCGTCTACATGGCCACCATCGGCGCGGCCATCGTCGTGCTGGTGCGGGTGATCTCCTACGACGCGACGGTGTCGTGGCGGGTGCGGGTGGGCGGCGTGCTGCGCTGCGCGGTCGCCGTCGTCGCGGGCATCGGGCTGGCCGCGCCGCTGCTGGTGCCGACGTTCTGGGCGGTGCGGTACTCGCGGCCGAGCCCCGACGTGCAGTTCCACGCCATGGACTGGCTCGACTTCCTGTCCCGGCTGCTGGCCGGCAGCGAGGGCGTCGGGTCCAGCCCCGGCCTGGCGGTCGGGACGGTGCTCCTGCTGCTGGCCGCGAGCCTGCCGTTCAACCGCGCGGTGCCGGTGCGGGAACGGCTGGTGTGGACGGTCGCCATCGGGCTGACGGTGCTGAGCATGCAGGTCGCGCTGACACACACGGTGTGGCACGGGTTCGACACCCCCAACGGCAGCCCGTTCCGGCAGGCGTTCGTGGTGGCGGGGCTGCTGGTGATCGCCGGCTGGATCTCCGGCTCGGCCGGGCTGCGCGGCGTCGCGCCGGTGGTGGCGCCGCTGGTGCTGGTCGGCGGCCTGTATCTGGTGGTGCGGTCCGGCCCGTTCGTCACGCCGACCACGCGCGTCGTCGTCCCGGTGGTCGCGGGCGTCGCGCTCGTCGCCTGGCTGGCCTGGCGGTTCACCGAGCGCCGGCCGTGGGTCGCGGCGGTGGCCGCGGGCGTCGTCGGCGCGGCCGTGGTCGTCGAGGCGACCGCCGGAGCGGTGGCGATCGACCAGGCGCGGGCCGAGTTCCTGTACGCCTACCCGGGCTGGGGCGACGTGAACGACGAGGTCAGGGCGCTGGTCCAGGGTGGCGAGCGGTGGCCCGAGGCGCGGCTGTCGCCGGGTGCGCACGCCACCCAGAACGACCCCATGCTGCTGGGCGGGCAGGGGTCGCAGTACTACTCGAGCACGATCCCCGACGAGCTGTCCGCCGCGCTCGCCGGGCTGGGCTTCGGGTACAGCGCGTATGTGCGGGCCAACGTCGATCCCGCGAACCCCGTGGTCGACGCGGTGTTCGCCGTCGGCGCCCGGGCGGTCGCCGACGACGGAGCGCTCCGGCTCGATGAGAACCCCGACGTCGCGCCGCTGGTCACCGTCCGTCCCGCCGAGCCCTGGACCTCGTCCGACCCGGCTCCGTTCGGCACCCAGGAGACCGCCCTCGGCGCCGACGTCTACACCGTCCCGCGGGTCGCGCTGGCGCCCGAGCCGGGGCTGACGGTGACCGGCCGGCGCCGCGACTCCCTGCTCGAGCCGGCGACGCCGGGGGAGCCGGCCGAGCTACGCGTGACGGCGTCGTGCCCGGCCGGCTCCGAGGTGTACCTGGCGGCGCCGGCGTTCGTCGGCGAGGTGCTCACCGAGGCCACCGGCTGGCTCACCGTCCTGCGGCAGACCACGCGGTCACCCGGCGTGTACACCGGCGCGCCGATGCTGCGGGTGGGCACCGCGGCCGCCGACGGCGCCGTCGAGGTCGTGCTGCGGGTCTACGGCCCGGCGCGGCTGCCGGCCAGCCCCGTCGGCTGCCTCGACCGGGCCGCGCTGACGGAGGCGGTGGCAGCGCTGCGGGCCGGCGCGCCGTCGTCGGTGGACGTCGGCGGCCACGACGTCACGGCCACCCTGCCACCGTCCGCCTCCGCGTCGACGGTGGTGCTCGGCGTGCTGCGCACGCCCGGCTGGCGTTGCTCGGTCGACGGCGGCGAGGCCGCGACCCCGGCGACGGTGGCGGGGCTGATCGCGGTCCCGGCCGAGGCCGGTGCGTCCGAGGTGTCCTGCGCGTACCGGCCGCGCGGCCTGCGCATGGGCCTCGCCGTCGGCGCCGCCGCCCTCGCCGTCGTCGCGGCCCTGGGCGTGGCCGCCGCCGTGCGCCGTCGGCTCAGCGGACCAGCCGGAAGAACGTCCTGA
- a CDS encoding epoxide hydrolase family protein, whose translation MEPFRLEVPESQLDDLRARLRATRWPEPATVDDWSQGVPLDWLRDLCDYWATGYDWRRAEGWLNGLPQFRTVLDGLGVHLLHVRSPHDDAFPLVLTHGWPGSLLEFRKVIGPLTDPPDPADAFHVVVPSLPGYGFSDRPARTGWGVERIAAAWATLMERLGYDRYGAQGSDWGTTVSTLLGVAHPDRVAGIHLMPPLAPPDPATFGELTAAERSALDDLRAADEWGSGYSRQQATRPQTVGYGLVDSPAALCAWIAEKYWFWTDHDGALDAVVSRDELLDTVMLYWLPATGSSAARLYWESIRQVDEWISGSTGAAVDVPTGCTVFPKELQRPSRRWAERRFTNIRHWSEPARGGHFAALEQPDVVVDEIRTFFRLVR comes from the coding sequence GTGGAACCGTTCCGCCTCGAGGTGCCCGAGTCCCAGCTGGACGACCTCCGCGCCCGGCTGCGCGCCACCCGCTGGCCCGAGCCGGCCACCGTCGACGACTGGTCGCAGGGCGTGCCGCTGGACTGGCTGCGCGACCTCTGCGACTACTGGGCGACGGGGTACGACTGGCGGCGGGCGGAGGGCTGGCTGAACGGGCTGCCACAGTTCCGGACGGTGCTCGACGGGCTGGGCGTGCACCTGCTGCACGTCCGCTCGCCGCACGACGACGCGTTCCCGCTGGTCCTGACGCACGGCTGGCCGGGCTCGCTGCTGGAGTTCCGCAAGGTCATCGGCCCGCTCACCGATCCGCCCGACCCCGCCGACGCCTTCCACGTCGTGGTGCCGTCGCTGCCCGGCTACGGGTTCAGCGACCGGCCGGCCCGCACCGGCTGGGGCGTCGAGCGCATCGCCGCCGCCTGGGCGACGCTGATGGAGCGGCTCGGCTACGACCGCTACGGCGCGCAGGGCAGCGACTGGGGCACGACGGTGTCGACGCTGCTCGGCGTCGCGCACCCGGACCGCGTCGCCGGAATCCACCTGATGCCGCCGCTGGCCCCGCCCGACCCGGCCACGTTCGGTGAGCTCACCGCCGCCGAGCGGTCCGCGCTGGACGACCTGCGCGCGGCGGACGAGTGGGGGTCGGGCTACTCACGCCAGCAGGCCACCCGGCCGCAGACCGTCGGCTACGGTCTGGTCGACTCGCCGGCGGCGCTGTGCGCGTGGATCGCGGAGAAGTACTGGTTCTGGACCGACCACGACGGCGCCCTCGACGCCGTCGTCAGCCGGGACGAACTGCTCGACACCGTCATGCTCTACTGGCTGCCCGCCACGGGCTCGTCCGCCGCGCGCCTCTACTGGGAGAGCATCCGCCAGGTCGACGAGTGGATCTCCGGCAGCACCGGCGCCGCCGTCGACGTCCCCACCGGATGCACCGTGTTCCCGAAGGAGTTGCAGCGGCCGTCGCGACGCTGGGCGGAGCGGCGGTTCACGAACATCAGGCACTGGAGCGAGCCGGCCCGCGGCGGCCACTTCGCCGCGCTGGAACAGCCTGACGTCGTCGTCGACGAGATCAGGACGTTCTTCCGGCTGGTCCGCTGA
- a CDS encoding metallophosphoesterase family protein, producing MTEHDQQHAEDTPGWDRRDFVRMSGLGTAALALGGTGALAGAATAGAADEDRPLRFTGDGTFKIVQFNDTQDDERIDRRTIELMEKVLDSERPDLVVHNGDNITGGCANATEMKQAMNNVVQPMESRAIPWVVTYGNHDEDSTPDTGMDEEDMLAFYRSYAHNLNQPSPRGVTGSGNMNLLIRGARGQRPVFNLFLLDSGRYAPSTIAGQDFAGYPTWDWLRMNQVHWYTETSELVEKRAGQKVPALMFIHIPLWEYRFMWWGSVDGRTAADHERAVVRHGIVGERNEDECPGPFNSGMFSAILDRGDVRGVFCGHDHVNTYVGSYYGVMLGYAGNTGFGTYGLSGAERNRLRGARVYNLTQQADDVEIETHMVFAADLGIDLTADDQSIDPLPLPDGRRRK from the coding sequence ATGACCGAGCACGACCAGCAGCACGCCGAGGACACCCCCGGCTGGGACCGGCGCGACTTCGTCCGGATGAGCGGCCTCGGCACCGCCGCCCTCGCGCTCGGCGGCACCGGTGCGCTCGCCGGCGCGGCCACCGCCGGCGCGGCGGACGAGGACCGGCCGCTGCGGTTCACCGGCGACGGCACGTTCAAGATCGTCCAGTTCAACGACACCCAGGACGACGAGCGCATCGACCGGCGCACCATCGAGCTGATGGAGAAGGTCCTCGACAGCGAGCGGCCCGACCTCGTCGTCCACAACGGCGACAACATCACCGGCGGCTGCGCCAACGCCACCGAGATGAAGCAGGCGATGAACAACGTCGTCCAGCCGATGGAGTCGCGGGCGATCCCGTGGGTCGTCACCTACGGCAACCACGACGAGGACTCCACGCCCGACACCGGGATGGACGAGGAGGACATGCTCGCCTTCTACCGGTCGTACGCGCACAACCTGAACCAGCCCAGCCCGCGCGGCGTCACCGGCTCGGGCAACATGAACCTGCTGATCCGCGGCGCCCGCGGCCAGCGTCCCGTCTTCAACCTGTTCCTGCTCGACAGCGGCCGCTACGCCCCGTCGACCATCGCCGGGCAGGACTTCGCCGGCTACCCGACGTGGGACTGGCTGCGGATGAACCAGGTGCACTGGTACACCGAGACGTCCGAACTGGTCGAGAAGCGGGCCGGGCAGAAGGTGCCGGCGCTGATGTTCATTCACATTCCGCTGTGGGAATACCGGTTCATGTGGTGGGGCAGCGTCGACGGCCGCACCGCCGCCGACCACGAGCGCGCCGTCGTCAGGCACGGCATCGTCGGCGAGCGCAACGAGGACGAGTGCCCCGGCCCGTTCAACAGCGGCATGTTCTCCGCCATCCTCGACCGCGGCGACGTCCGCGGCGTCTTCTGCGGCCACGACCACGTCAACACCTACGTCGGCAGCTACTACGGCGTCATGCTCGGCTACGCCGGCAACACCGGGTTCGGCACGTACGGCCTCAGCGGCGCCGAACGGAACCGGCTGCGCGGCGCCCGCGTCTACAACCTCACCCAGCAGGCCGACGACGTGGAGATCGAGACCCACATGGTGTTCGCCGCCGACCTGGGCATCGACCTGACCGCGGACGACCAGAGCATCGACCCGCTTCCCCTGCCCGACGGCCGGCGCCGCAAGTAG